The following are encoded together in the Microbacterium hatanonis genome:
- a CDS encoding acetolactate synthase large subunit, giving the protein MSADSTTAVPRPPARSAAAAAPIITGAQAVVRSLELLGVTDVFGLPGGAILPVYDPLMDTSEIRHILVRHEQGAGHAAEGYASASGRTGVAIATSGPGATNLVTAIADAYMDSVPIVCITGQVFSTLMGTDAFQEADIVGITMPITKHSILVKDASEIPGAIAAAFEIAGTGRPGPVLVDITKDAQQAEAPFVWPPKIDLPGYRPVTKAHGKQIQAAAQLLATAKKPVLYVGGGVIRSRASEELLALAEATGAPVVTTLMARGAFPDSHPQQLGMPGMHGTVPAVLALQEADLLVSLGARFDDRVTGKAALFAPHAQVVHVDIDPAEISKIRAADVPIVGDLKDVLVDLESAFRTAAGDTKPDTEEWWSFLDGLKAEFPLGYAPTTDGLLAPQHVIQRIGELTGPEGIYAAGVGQHQMWSAQFIKYERPNSWLNSGGAGTMGYSVPAAMGAKVAEPDRVVWAIDGDGCFQMTNQELATCTINNIPIKVAIINNSSLGMVRQWQTLFYDGRYSNTDLNTGHGSARIPDFVKLAEAYGCLAIRVEREDEVDAAIKLALETNDRPVVIDFVVSADSMVWPMVPQGVSNSYVQYAREHAPAFDQED; this is encoded by the coding sequence ATGTCTGCCGACTCAACCACGGCCGTACCCCGGCCACCCGCCCGCTCAGCCGCCGCGGCTGCGCCCATCATCACGGGCGCGCAAGCCGTCGTCCGCTCGCTCGAACTGCTGGGCGTCACCGACGTCTTCGGCCTGCCCGGCGGCGCGATCCTCCCCGTCTACGACCCGCTCATGGACACCTCCGAGATCCGCCACATCCTCGTGCGCCACGAGCAGGGTGCCGGTCACGCCGCGGAGGGCTACGCCTCAGCATCCGGACGCACCGGCGTCGCGATCGCGACGTCGGGCCCCGGTGCGACGAACCTCGTCACCGCGATCGCCGACGCCTACATGGACTCGGTGCCGATCGTCTGCATCACCGGACAGGTGTTCTCGACCCTGATGGGGACCGACGCCTTCCAGGAAGCCGACATCGTCGGCATCACGATGCCGATCACCAAGCACTCGATCCTGGTGAAGGATGCGTCGGAGATCCCCGGCGCCATCGCGGCCGCCTTCGAGATCGCCGGCACAGGCCGCCCCGGGCCGGTGCTCGTCGACATCACGAAGGATGCCCAGCAGGCCGAGGCACCGTTCGTCTGGCCGCCGAAGATCGACCTTCCCGGCTACCGTCCGGTAACCAAAGCGCACGGCAAGCAGATCCAGGCCGCGGCCCAGCTGCTGGCCACCGCCAAGAAGCCCGTGCTGTACGTGGGCGGCGGCGTCATCCGCTCCCGCGCGTCGGAAGAGCTGCTGGCTCTCGCCGAGGCCACCGGTGCGCCCGTCGTCACGACGCTGATGGCCCGCGGGGCGTTCCCCGACTCGCACCCGCAGCAGCTCGGCATGCCGGGCATGCACGGAACGGTCCCCGCGGTGCTCGCGCTGCAGGAAGCCGACCTGCTCGTCTCGCTCGGCGCGCGGTTCGATGACCGCGTGACCGGCAAGGCCGCGCTCTTCGCACCGCACGCCCAGGTGGTGCACGTCGACATCGACCCCGCCGAGATCTCCAAGATCCGCGCGGCGGACGTGCCGATCGTGGGAGACCTCAAGGACGTCCTCGTCGATCTCGAGTCGGCTTTCCGCACTGCCGCCGGTGACACCAAGCCCGACACCGAAGAGTGGTGGTCGTTCCTCGACGGCCTGAAGGCGGAGTTCCCCCTCGGGTACGCGCCGACGACCGACGGCCTCCTCGCCCCGCAGCACGTGATCCAGCGCATCGGCGAACTGACCGGTCCCGAGGGCATCTACGCCGCGGGCGTCGGACAGCACCAGATGTGGTCGGCGCAGTTCATCAAGTACGAGCGGCCCAACTCCTGGCTCAACTCCGGTGGAGCCGGAACGATGGGCTACTCCGTCCCGGCGGCGATGGGCGCGAAGGTCGCCGAACCCGACCGCGTGGTCTGGGCGATCGACGGCGACGGATGCTTCCAGATGACCAATCAGGAGCTCGCCACCTGCACGATCAACAACATCCCGATCAAGGTCGCGATCATCAACAACTCGTCGCTCGGCATGGTGCGGCAGTGGCAGACGCTGTTCTACGACGGCCGGTACTCCAACACCGACCTGAACACCGGGCACGGCAGCGCCCGCATTCCCGACTTCGTGAAGCTCGCCGAGGCCTACGGCTGCCTCGCGATCCGCGTCGAACGGGAAGACGAGGTGGATGCAGCGATCAAGCTGGCGCTCGAGACGAACGATCGCCCCGTCGTGATCGACTTCGTCGTGAGCGCCGACTCGATGGTGTGGCCGATGGTGCCGCAGGGCGTCAGCAACAGCTACGTCCAGTACGCCCGCGAACACGCTCCGGCGTTCGACCAGGAAGACTGA
- the ilvD gene encoding dihydroxy-acid dehydratase: MAHPDNSIDIKPRSRVVTDGIEATTSRGMLRAVGMGDADWDKPQIGIASSWNEITPCNLSLDRLAQGAKEGVHAGGGYPLQFGTISVSDGISMGHEGMHFSLVSREVIADSVETVMMAERLDGSVLLAGCDKSIPGMLMASARLDLSSVFLYAGSIAPGWVKLSDGTEKDVTIIDSFEAVGACLAGKMSEADLKRIECAIAPGEGACGGMYTANTMASVAEALGLSLPGSAAPPSADRRRDYFAHRSGEAVVNLLRQGITTRDILTKEAFENAIALAMALGGSTNVVLHLLAIANEAEVELSLHDFNRIGDKTPHVADMKPFGKYVMNDVDRHGGIPVIMKAMLDEGLLHGDALTVTGKTLAENLRELDPDPIDGTVIHTFDNPIHESGGITILHGTIAPEGAVVKSAGFDADVFEGPARVFERERGAMDALEAGEIHAGDVVVIRYEGPKGGPGMREMLAITAAIKGAGLGKDVLLLTDGRFSGGTTGLCIGHIAPEAVDAGPIAFVRDGDLIRVDIAARTLDLLVDETELSSRRSGWEPLPPRYTRGVLAKYSKLVQSAARGAVTG; this comes from the coding sequence ATGGCCCACCCCGACAACTCCATCGACATCAAACCCCGCAGCCGCGTGGTGACCGACGGCATCGAAGCCACCACGTCGCGCGGAATGCTCCGTGCCGTGGGCATGGGCGACGCCGACTGGGACAAGCCCCAGATCGGCATCGCGTCGAGCTGGAACGAGATCACCCCCTGCAACCTGAGCCTCGACCGGCTCGCCCAGGGCGCCAAGGAAGGCGTCCACGCCGGGGGCGGCTACCCGCTCCAGTTCGGAACCATCTCGGTGTCGGACGGCATCTCGATGGGTCACGAGGGCATGCACTTCTCGCTCGTCTCGCGCGAGGTCATCGCCGACTCGGTCGAGACCGTCATGATGGCCGAGCGCCTCGACGGGTCGGTGCTGCTCGCCGGCTGCGACAAGTCGATCCCGGGCATGCTGATGGCGAGTGCCCGCCTCGACCTGTCCAGCGTCTTCCTCTACGCGGGCTCCATCGCCCCGGGTTGGGTGAAGCTCAGCGACGGCACCGAGAAGGACGTCACGATCATCGACTCGTTCGAGGCGGTCGGCGCGTGCCTCGCGGGCAAGATGAGCGAAGCCGATCTCAAGCGCATCGAGTGCGCGATCGCGCCGGGCGAAGGTGCGTGCGGCGGTATGTACACCGCCAACACGATGGCCTCGGTGGCCGAGGCCCTGGGTCTCAGCCTGCCCGGGTCGGCTGCCCCGCCGTCGGCCGACCGTCGACGCGACTACTTCGCGCACCGCTCGGGCGAGGCCGTCGTCAACCTGCTGCGCCAGGGCATCACCACGCGCGACATCTTGACCAAGGAAGCTTTCGAGAACGCGATCGCCCTGGCGATGGCGCTCGGCGGATCGACGAACGTCGTCCTCCACCTCCTCGCGATCGCGAACGAGGCCGAGGTCGAACTGTCGCTCCACGACTTCAACCGCATCGGCGACAAGACGCCGCACGTGGCCGACATGAAGCCGTTCGGCAAGTACGTCATGAACGACGTCGACCGGCACGGCGGCATCCCGGTGATCATGAAGGCGATGCTCGATGAGGGACTGCTACACGGCGACGCGCTGACGGTGACGGGCAAGACGCTCGCCGAGAACCTCCGCGAGCTCGACCCCGACCCGATCGACGGCACCGTCATCCACACGTTCGACAACCCGATCCACGAGAGCGGCGGGATCACGATCCTGCACGGCACGATCGCCCCCGAGGGCGCGGTCGTGAAGTCGGCCGGGTTCGACGCCGACGTATTTGAAGGCCCTGCCCGCGTCTTCGAGCGCGAGCGCGGCGCGATGGACGCGCTGGAGGCCGGAGAGATCCACGCCGGCGACGTCGTGGTCATCCGCTACGAGGGCCCCAAGGGCGGCCCCGGTATGCGCGAGATGCTCGCCATCACGGCCGCCATCAAGGGAGCCGGGCTCGGCAAGGATGTACTACTCTTGACGGACGGACGATTCTCAGGCGGCACAACCGGCCTGTGCATCGGCCACATAGCACCCGAAGCGGTGGACGCTGGTCCCATCGCCTTCGTGCGCGATGGTGATCTGATACGGGTCGATATCGCGGCTCGCACTCTCGACCTACTCGTCGACGAGACCGAGCTGAGCTCCCGCCGTTCTGGCTGGGAGCCGCTTCCCCCGCGCTATACCCGTGGCGTCCTGGCCAAGTACTCGAAGCTCGTGCAGTCCGCCGCTCGCGGCGCCGTCACGGGCTGA
- the otsB gene encoding trehalose-phosphatase, producing the protein MPTYDAPLDALAATPRLLVALDFDGTISPHADDPMQSRMLPAARSALETLAALPDTTVALVSGRSLSDLRVISEHGDDSPWLLAGSHGAEYWRPGEGAIEPQEESDDVRLRDRLFAEAEAAVAERPGVWIEPKTFGFAVHTRKADDAATRAAANDAVDAIMAAEAPTWRRRTGQNIVEFAFRHEGKDSAVAALREQTGSTAVLFAGDDVTDEDALRSLSDGDLGVHVGTNETAATVSVSDIPAFAALLDDLARRRAARPE; encoded by the coding sequence ATGCCGACCTACGACGCACCGCTCGACGCTCTCGCGGCGACGCCCCGCCTCCTCGTCGCCCTCGACTTCGACGGCACGATCTCACCGCACGCCGACGACCCGATGCAGTCGCGGATGCTGCCCGCCGCCCGCTCTGCCCTGGAGACCTTGGCGGCGCTGCCCGACACGACGGTCGCGCTCGTCTCCGGTCGCAGCCTGTCCGACCTCCGCGTCATCTCGGAGCACGGCGACGACTCGCCGTGGTTGCTCGCCGGATCGCACGGTGCCGAGTACTGGCGCCCGGGGGAGGGGGCCATCGAGCCGCAGGAGGAGTCGGACGACGTCCGCCTCCGCGACCGGCTGTTCGCCGAGGCCGAGGCCGCGGTCGCCGAGCGCCCCGGTGTCTGGATCGAGCCGAAGACCTTCGGCTTCGCCGTTCATACGCGCAAAGCGGACGACGCCGCGACCCGAGCCGCCGCGAACGACGCCGTCGACGCAATCATGGCCGCGGAGGCTCCGACGTGGCGCCGCCGAACGGGTCAGAACATCGTCGAGTTCGCCTTCCGCCACGAGGGCAAGGATTCCGCGGTCGCCGCGCTCCGCGAGCAGACGGGATCGACGGCCGTGCTGTTCGCCGGAGACGATGTCACCGACGAAGACGCTCTGCGCAGCCTGTCGGACGGCGATCTCGGCGTCCACGTGGGCACGAACGAGACGGCCGCGACCGTATCGGTCTCCGACATCCCCGCGTTCGCCGCGCTGCTGGACGACCTGGCGCGTCGGCGGGCCGCGCGCCCGGAATAG
- the otsA gene encoding alpha,alpha-trehalose-phosphate synthase (UDP-forming) — translation MTKADFVVVANRLPVDRSGDDEPWRRSPGGLVTALEPVMRKADGAWVGWAGQPDVELEPFEFEGSHLVPVMLTADDIENYYEGFSNDTIWPLYHDVIAAPRYRRQWWDAYVRVNRRFAEAAAEAADENAIVWVQDYQLQLVPRMLREARPDLTIGYFHHIPFPAYGLYSQLPWRRQVLEGLLGADVIGFQRVADAGNFARAVRRQLRYETKASGITVPDGQGGTRRALAKAFPISIDADSYIELAQRPEIQARAVEIRESLGNPKKILLGVDRLDYTKGIRHRLKAFGELLEDGRVSVDDVTLVQVASPSRERVEAYVQLRDEIELAVGRVNGDYDTMGHTAIRYLHQAYPREEMVALYLAADVMLVTALRDGMNLVAKEYVASRVDNRGVLVLSEFAGAADELGSAIHINPHDIGGLKDAIMRAIDMPAAEQGRRMRALRRRVREHDVEDWSREFLEALAVFHGPGSVVE, via the coding sequence GTGACCAAGGCCGATTTCGTCGTCGTCGCAAACCGACTTCCCGTCGATCGGTCGGGTGATGACGAGCCGTGGCGCCGGTCGCCCGGAGGTCTGGTGACGGCCCTCGAGCCGGTGATGCGCAAGGCCGACGGAGCCTGGGTCGGGTGGGCCGGTCAGCCCGACGTCGAGCTGGAGCCCTTCGAATTCGAGGGATCGCACCTGGTGCCGGTCATGCTGACCGCGGACGACATCGAGAACTACTACGAGGGGTTCTCCAACGACACGATCTGGCCCCTGTACCACGACGTGATCGCCGCCCCTCGGTACCGCCGTCAATGGTGGGATGCATACGTGCGGGTGAACCGGCGTTTCGCCGAGGCGGCCGCGGAGGCAGCCGACGAGAACGCGATCGTCTGGGTGCAGGACTACCAGTTGCAGCTCGTGCCGCGGATGCTGCGCGAAGCGCGCCCCGACCTCACCATCGGCTACTTCCACCACATCCCGTTCCCGGCGTACGGCCTGTATTCGCAGCTGCCGTGGCGTCGGCAGGTGCTCGAGGGGCTGCTCGGCGCCGACGTCATCGGCTTCCAGCGGGTGGCCGACGCGGGCAACTTCGCCCGTGCCGTTCGCCGGCAGCTCAGGTACGAGACGAAGGCGTCGGGCATCACGGTGCCCGACGGTCAGGGCGGAACGCGCCGCGCCCTGGCGAAGGCGTTCCCGATCTCCATCGACGCCGATTCCTACATCGAGCTCGCACAGCGGCCCGAGATCCAGGCGCGTGCGGTCGAGATCCGCGAGAGCCTCGGAAACCCGAAGAAGATCCTCCTGGGGGTCGACCGTCTCGACTACACGAAGGGCATCCGGCACCGCCTGAAAGCGTTCGGCGAGCTGCTCGAAGACGGTCGCGTGTCGGTCGACGACGTGACGCTCGTCCAGGTCGCCAGTCCGAGCCGCGAGCGGGTCGAGGCGTACGTGCAGCTGCGCGACGAGATCGAGCTGGCCGTCGGCCGCGTCAACGGCGACTACGACACGATGGGCCACACCGCCATCAGATACCTGCACCAGGCGTATCCGCGCGAAGAGATGGTCGCGCTGTACCTCGCCGCCGATGTGATGCTCGTCACGGCACTGCGCGACGGGATGAACCTCGTCGCGAAGGAGTACGTCGCCAGCCGCGTCGACAACCGCGGGGTTCTCGTCCTGAGCGAGTTCGCGGGTGCCGCCGACGAGCTCGGCAGCGCCATCCACATCAACCCGCACGACATCGGCGGGCTGAAGGACGCCATCATGCGCGCGATCGACATGCCGGCGGCTGAGCAGGGGCGGCGTATGCGCGCCCTGCGGCGTCGGGTGCGCGAGCACGACGTCGAGGACTGGTCACGCGAGTTCCTCGAGGCCCTGGCCGTCTTCCACGGCCCCGGATCGGTGGTGGAGTGA
- a CDS encoding protein BatD, with translation MRKYIFGTGLLSAITSGLTLFRSLRSNEPFTWRTALGWLSWGITLALAIGAVVDTRRSARGKLIAGDSPLSKGEQKRLLKERVKR, from the coding sequence ATGCGCAAGTACATCTTCGGAACCGGTCTCCTGAGCGCCATCACGAGCGGACTCACGCTCTTTCGGAGCCTGCGCAGCAACGAGCCGTTCACATGGCGGACGGCGCTGGGCTGGCTGAGCTGGGGAATCACCCTCGCCCTGGCGATCGGCGCGGTGGTCGACACCCGCCGTTCGGCCCGCGGCAAGCTCATCGCCGGCGACTCGCCGCTGTCGAAGGGCGAGCAGAAGCGCCTGCTCAAGGAGCGCGTGAAGCGGTAG
- a CDS encoding MarR family winged helix-turn-helix transcriptional regulator, protein MTRAEDIQRLIIAASALTRMAALTLDNETPSAQWRTLKLLRDQGPLRVGELAVLSRISQPGMTRLVGQMVDAGLLERAPDAADSRATVVSATDAGDDALDAWLARLQDALLPFFSDLDDDDWEAVRRTADLISRKTAMSEAVR, encoded by the coding sequence ATGACGCGTGCAGAAGACATCCAGCGGCTGATCATCGCCGCGAGCGCACTCACCCGCATGGCGGCGCTCACCCTCGACAACGAGACTCCATCGGCGCAGTGGCGCACCCTCAAGCTCCTTCGCGACCAGGGTCCGCTCCGAGTCGGCGAGCTCGCGGTGCTCAGCCGCATCTCGCAGCCCGGGATGACGCGCCTGGTCGGCCAGATGGTCGATGCCGGCCTCCTCGAGCGGGCGCCGGATGCTGCGGATTCCCGTGCGACCGTCGTCTCTGCGACGGACGCCGGTGACGACGCGCTCGACGCGTGGCTCGCGCGGCTGCAGGACGCGCTCCTGCCATTCTTCTCCGACCTCGACGACGACGACTGGGAGGCCGTCCGACGGACGGCGGATCTCATCTCACGCAAGACCGCGATGTCGGAGGCCGTGCGATGA
- a CDS encoding MFS transporter: protein MSAAPTTSVWRQPAQVWAVAFACVVAFMGIGLVDPILPAIADSLQASPVETELLFTSYLLVTGLAMLVTSWVSSRIGAKRTLLVGLALIVVFALLCALSGSVEAVIGFRAGWGLGNALFISTALATIVGSASGGSAAAIILYEAALGLGIAIGPLLGGLLGEVSWRGPFFGVVALMAIAFIAVLLLLRGKEAKPTPTRLSAPIRALRQPPLAVLAITALFYNIAFFVLLAFSPFPLGFGAMGIGFTFFGWGVALAVTGVWVAPLLLRTMRRTTAMLIVLPLLAVDLVVAGFVAGSPAALVTCIIVGGLLLGLMNTVLTESVMEATDLPRSVASSAYSAVRFLGGAAAPPLAALLWHAFNVSVPYWFAAASIALAIVTLFVGRGALARIDEREADAAEEGAAILVGDAA from the coding sequence ATGAGCGCCGCCCCCACCACGAGCGTCTGGCGACAGCCCGCCCAGGTCTGGGCTGTCGCGTTCGCCTGCGTCGTCGCCTTCATGGGAATCGGTCTCGTCGACCCGATCCTCCCGGCCATCGCCGATTCGCTGCAGGCGAGCCCCGTCGAGACCGAGCTGCTCTTCACGAGCTACCTCCTGGTCACCGGGCTCGCGATGCTCGTCACCAGCTGGGTGTCGAGCCGTATCGGCGCGAAGCGCACCCTGCTCGTCGGGCTGGCGCTCATCGTCGTGTTCGCCCTGCTGTGCGCGTTGAGCGGCAGTGTCGAGGCGGTCATCGGATTCCGCGCCGGCTGGGGTCTGGGCAACGCGCTGTTCATCTCGACGGCGCTCGCGACGATCGTCGGCTCCGCGAGCGGAGGCAGCGCCGCGGCGATCATCCTCTACGAGGCAGCCCTGGGGCTGGGCATCGCTATCGGGCCGCTCCTGGGGGGCCTCCTCGGGGAGGTCAGCTGGCGCGGGCCGTTCTTCGGCGTCGTCGCCCTCATGGCGATCGCGTTCATCGCCGTGCTGCTCCTCCTCCGGGGGAAAGAGGCCAAGCCCACGCCGACGCGACTCTCGGCACCGATCCGCGCTCTGCGGCAGCCGCCTCTCGCCGTGCTGGCGATCACCGCGCTCTTCTACAACATCGCCTTCTTCGTGCTGCTGGCCTTCTCGCCGTTCCCCCTGGGCTTCGGCGCCATGGGGATCGGCTTCACGTTCTTCGGGTGGGGCGTGGCCCTTGCGGTCACCGGCGTCTGGGTCGCCCCGCTGCTCCTGCGGACGATGCGCCGCACGACCGCGATGCTGATCGTGCTGCCGCTCCTCGCCGTCGACCTCGTGGTCGCCGGGTTCGTGGCCGGCTCGCCCGCGGCGCTCGTGACCTGCATCATCGTCGGCGGCCTGCTGCTCGGTCTCATGAACACGGTGCTCACCGAGTCGGTGATGGAGGCGACCGACCTCCCCCGCTCGGTCGCCAGCTCCGCGTACTCGGCGGTGCGCTTCCTCGGAGGAGCCGCCGCTCCCCCGCTCGCCGCACTGCTCTGGCACGCGTTCAACGTCAGCGTTCCGTACTGGTTCGCCGCCGCATCCATCGCTCTCGCCATCGTCACCCTGTTCGTCGGTCGCGGCGCTCTGGCACGGATCGACGAGCGCGAAGCGGATGCTGCGGAGGAAGGCGCAGCGATCCTCGTCGGCGACGCCGCCTGA
- a CDS encoding inositol monophosphatase family protein, with protein MPGSTFADDLSLALRIADAADAVSMSRFDAADLDVQTKADDSAVTEADLATERAIRDLLAAERPDDGVFGEEFGVSGSSTRQWIIDPIDGTSNYLKGIPVWATLIALAVDGVPRVGVVSSPSLGRRWWAAEGGGAWTNTPEGDSRRIHVSTVDTVEKASVSFQSIEQWDAAGKLPALLRLSRAVWRDRGYGDALPYMWLAEGRLEFVAEFGVKEYDLAALVPVIHEAGGRFTSFDGEDSLAARSSLATNGVLHADFLDLIHTDGADAAS; from the coding sequence GTGCCCGGCAGTACCTTCGCAGACGACCTCTCGCTCGCCCTCCGGATCGCGGATGCCGCGGATGCGGTGTCGATGAGCCGCTTCGACGCGGCCGACCTCGACGTGCAGACGAAAGCCGACGATTCCGCGGTCACCGAGGCGGACCTCGCGACCGAGCGGGCCATCCGCGACCTCTTGGCTGCGGAGCGCCCCGACGACGGGGTGTTCGGAGAAGAGTTCGGCGTCTCGGGCAGCTCGACCCGTCAGTGGATCATCGATCCGATCGACGGCACCTCGAACTACCTGAAGGGCATTCCCGTGTGGGCCACCCTGATCGCCCTCGCGGTCGACGGCGTGCCTCGGGTGGGCGTCGTGAGCTCACCGTCGCTCGGACGCCGCTGGTGGGCCGCTGAGGGCGGCGGAGCATGGACGAACACCCCGGAGGGCGACAGCCGCCGCATCCACGTCTCGACGGTCGACACGGTTGAGAAGGCGAGCGTCAGTTTCCAGAGCATCGAGCAGTGGGATGCGGCGGGCAAGCTCCCCGCGTTGCTGCGGCTCTCGCGCGCCGTCTGGCGCGACCGCGGGTACGGCGATGCCCTGCCCTACATGTGGCTGGCTGAGGGCCGGCTCGAGTTCGTCGCCGAATTCGGCGTCAAGGAGTACGACCTCGCCGCGCTCGTGCCGGTCATCCACGAGGCCGGCGGAAGATTCACCTCCTTCGATGGCGAGGACAGCCTCGCGGCACGGTCGTCGCTCGCGACGAACGGCGTGCTGCACGCGGACTTCCTCGATCTGATCCACACCGACGGAGCGGACGCCGCTTCATGA